AGTGAATTTTACCATACAACCAGAGTAAAAAATAGTAAATCGGGAGGTTAAAAGAGAGTAGTTATTCTTGTTTTACAATTACGCAAAAGGTCTATTATACAAAAGAGTCTTAAAAGATTTATCGGAAGTATCAAGCAAAACATTATTAGCAGAGAAAAAATTGCATTTGAAAGATGAAGAAGCAAATACGACTGCTTGGTATCGATGATGCACCGTTCCATTTCTACAACCATACCGTGCCGCTCATCGGTGTTGTAATGCGCGGAGGAGAATATCTCGAATGCGTATTGAAACAAGAAATTACCATCGATGGAAACGATGTAACGCCAACAGTCATTGCAATGATCCTTCAAACAAAACATCGACAGCAGCTCAAAGCAGTTCTGCTCGATGGCATTACCTTTGGTGGATTTAACATTCTCGACATCCACCAGGTTTACCAAACAACGAATCTCCCAATTATAACAATTACTCGAGATAAACCAAATTTCCAGAAGATAAAAAAAGCATTACAGACGCATTTTTCTGACTGGAAAAAAAGATATGAGTTACTCAAAAAGCAAACAATTTTTGAAGTGCCGACCAAGCATAACCCGATGTTTGTTTCTTATCTTGGTCTTACTTTTGATGAGGCAAAAGAAATAATAAAGCTGTCGACGATACGAGGTGTAATACCTGAACCTATCCGAGTTGCACATATTATTGCTTCCGGTATCACCCGAGGTGAATCCTATGGAAAATCCTAAAGCAGTAGTTCATAAACAAAAATGTTACGCTTGCGGCGGATGCATCGCAGTATGCCCACAAGACGCGATCACTATGATTGCTGGGAAAGCAGAGGTTGAACACAAGAAATGTATACGTTGCGAAATATGCATCAATACCTGCCCGGTTGCAGCAATATCCTGGGAGGAGGAATAAATCATGAAATACGACGTTGTTGTGGTTGGAAGTGGCCCTGCAGGGAGTACAACTGCTCGTTTTGCGGCAGAGCACGGTGCAAAGGTTTTGATCATTGAACGTCGTGCTGAGGTTGGTGTCCCGGTTCTGTGCGGTGAAGGAATCAGTCAGAAGGTCGATGATTTTAAAGTACTTGAAGGAAAACGTTGGATTGCTTGCAAAATGGAGGGGGCACGTATTTTTTCTCCAAATGGGACGATGTTTAAACTTTCTGCAGAGTATGCAGGAAGTGAAACCGGGTACGTCGTGTATCGGGATATTTTTGATCAAGAGCTTGCCCGAGGTGCAATTCATGCTGGTGCAGAACTCATGGTGAATACGAATGCGATTGGGTTGTTGAAGAAAAATAATCGCATCAGTGGTGTGAAAGTGGTTTCATATGGAGAAGAACTTGAAATTGAAGCAGATATCATTGTTGGTGCTGATGGTGTTGAATCAAAAGTTGGTAGATGGGCTGGTATCAAAACAACGTTGAAACCTTTTGACCTTGAGACCTGTGCTCAGTACACATTAGCAAATGTTGATTGCCCTGAAGCATATTGTGACTTTTATCTTGGTAAAAAGATTGCACCAGGTGGCTACGTCTGGGTGTTCCCTAAAGGAAAAGATGTGGCAAATGTCGGTATTGGTATTCTTGCGAGTTTAAGTAAACCAGGTCTTGCGAAGAAACTGCTTGATGATTTTATCGCCAAACATCCTGAATATAAAAAAGGTGAACCATTACGGTTTTTAACTGGTGCTGATCCTGT
This Candidatus Thermoplasmatota archaeon DNA region includes the following protein-coding sequences:
- a CDS encoding DUF99 family protein, translating into MKKQIRLLGIDDAPFHFYNHTVPLIGVVMRGGEYLECVLKQEITIDGNDVTPTVIAMILQTKHRQQLKAVLLDGITFGGFNILDIHQVYQTTNLPIITITRDKPNFQKIKKALQTHFSDWKKRYELLKKQTIFEVPTKHNPMFVSYLGLTFDEAKEIIKLSTIRGVIPEPIRVAHIIASGITRGESYGKS
- a CDS encoding 4Fe-4S binding protein, with the protein product MENPKAVVHKQKCYACGGCIAVCPQDAITMIAGKAEVEHKKCIRCEICINTCPVAAISWEEE
- a CDS encoding NAD(P)/FAD-dependent oxidoreductase, producing MKYDVVVVGSGPAGSTTARFAAEHGAKVLIIERRAEVGVPVLCGEGISQKVDDFKVLEGKRWIACKMEGARIFSPNGTMFKLSAEYAGSETGYVVYRDIFDQELARGAIHAGAELMVNTNAIGLLKKNNRISGVKVVSYGEELEIEADIIVGADGVESKVGRWAGIKTTLKPFDLETCAQYTLANVDCPEAYCDFYLGKKIAPGGYVWVFPKGKDVANVGIGILASLSKPGLAKKLLDDFIAKHPEYKKGEPLRFLTGADPVAEAVESVRDNLLLVGDAARHVDPITGGGLMTAIEGGKYAGETIGMAVEKQRFDRETLLEYENRWKQSFGKKLHRNYVAKEIMLDMDDKTLDMLADSLKDYKFEEFSTMSIIKALVTKHPSLLVKLAPLMKLARA